One Coffea arabica cultivar ET-39 chromosome 5c, Coffea Arabica ET-39 HiFi, whole genome shotgun sequence DNA window includes the following coding sequences:
- the LOC113687934 gene encoding WPP domain-interacting protein 2, giving the protein MDLESENSALESVEDNEKLVNSDALKLRSNGNGVFDDNDNGNEVAEVSVKSPPGVIAKSSASLPSPSLSPSPSPSPGGTKGYGLKKWRRIKRDVIKDGLSNLDGSKLLKRGLPNSAANPNRATQSSGGGLKQYSEGSVSSTNATARSPGNVVDLFAAIGDSGIGNVLGAGTAESENSEDRSSKSSTAASAPIPKMMYEMPAGKGFASHINRMRNLSGKNLGNSGQRVQAGKVRTETSKKLRGDVVKIEKTNSHSSMESDSRSSNFVFMQGINFATSNGRQSGRSRNNDGENSDEAHGCEWQPSEKLPGDSSRKNGGEFHDNFQEDFAADSSWGIKEERSDNNGPLSDQDSLFESILTLQSAEEALEKEIQKLREIGKEESTLDDLVKDASTEQLQFGDFGENFLDSSESEVLSLKQRLDLMETKLDGATALLKVKEAKIVELQESILGGRSPKVGTGCALELHQESYRDINIELEGLFKQKIEAEVEYLVISRTVQNLRVAVVDQITTLQEQRKDQARVLNRLGDAEVKAAMLKGEAVKLENYCEDIMAADETIKLKMSICKYASCFFIQLMLLLIILMFLILQFSPSHSEVVPT; this is encoded by the exons ATGGATTTGGAGAGTGAAAATTCAGCTCTCGAATCTGTGGAAGATAATGAAAAATTGGTTAATTCTGATGCCCTCAAGCTTCGAAGCAATGGGAATGGTGTTTTTGATGACAACGATAATGGAAATGAAGTTGCGGAGGTTTCTGTAAAATCGCCACCTGGGGTGATTGCGAAATCATCTGCATCTTTGCCCTCCccctccctttccccttctccCTCGCCTTCTCCTGGGGGGACGAAAGGTTATGggttgaagaaatggagaaggatCAAGAGGGATGTGATTAAGGATGGGCTTAGTAATTTGGATGGTAGTAAGTTGTTGAAACGGGGTTTGCCCAATTCGGCTGCTAATCCCAACAGAGCAACGCAATCTTCTGGTGGTGGGTTGAAGCAATATAGCGAAGGTTCTGTTTCGTCCACTAATGCAACGGCGAGAAGTCCAGGGAACGTGGTTGATCTTTTTGCTGCAATTGGTGATTCAGGGATTGGAAATGTCTTAGGTGCTGGGACAGCGGAATCTGAAAATAGTGAAGATCGGAGTAGCAAGTCTTCTACAGCTGCTAGTGCTCCAATTCCAAAGATGATGTATGAGATGCCCGCGGGGAAGGGATTTGCTAGTCACATCAACAGGATGAGGAATTTGAGTGGGAAGAATTTGGGTAACTCAGGTCAGCGAGTTCAGGCGGGAAAGGTTCGGACTGAAACCAGTAAGAAACTTAGAGGAGATGTGGTCAAAATCGAGAAAACAAACTCTCATTCCAGCATGGAATCTGATTCGCGAAGCTCCAACTTTGTCTTTATGCAGGGTATCAATTTCGCAACCAGTAATGGGAGGCAAAGTGGAAGATCAAGGAATAATGATGGAGAAAATAGTGATGAAGCTCATGGTTGCGAGTGGCAACCAAGTGAGAAACTTCCAGGTGATTCCAGCCGGAAAAATGGTGGAGAGTTCCATGATAATTTTCAGGAAGATTTTGCTGCTGATTCTTCTTGGGGGATTAAGGAAGAGAGGAGTGATAATAATGGACCCCTAAGTGATCAAGATTCTCTCTTTGAGTCTATTCTTACTCTCCAGTCAGCAGAGGAAGCACTGGAAAAAG AAATTCAGAAGTTGAGGGAaattggaaaggaagaaagcACCCTTGATGATTTGGTTAAGGATGCCTCCACTGAACAGTTGCAATTTGgtgattttggtgaaaattttttagATTCCTCAGAATCTGAGGTGCTTAGTTTAAAGCAGAGATTGGATTTAATGGAAACCAAGCTTGATGGTGCAACAGCTTTGctgaaggtgaaggaagctaaAATTGTTGAACTACAAGAATCCATCTTAGGTGGTAGGTCACCAAAGGTAGGAACTGGGTGTGCATTGGAGTTGCATCAGGAGAGTTACAGAGACATAAATATTGAACTTGAAGGCCTTTTTAAGCAAAAGATTGAAGCTGAAGTTGAGTATTTGGTAATATCAAGAACAGTGCAAAACCTGCGAGTTGCAGTAGTGGATCAAATTACCACTCTTCAAGAACAGAGGAAAGATCAGGCACGGGTGCTGAACAGGCTTGGAGATGCTGAGGTTAAGGCTGCAATGCTTAAGGGAGAAGCCGTGAAACTGGAGAATTACTGTGAAGATATTATGGCTGCTGATGAGACTATCAAACTTAAAATGAGTATATGCAAGTATGCGTCATGTTTCTTTATACAGTTGATGTTGCTTC